The following are encoded in a window of Oncorhynchus masou masou isolate Uvic2021 chromosome 17, UVic_Omas_1.1, whole genome shotgun sequence genomic DNA:
- the LOC135558315 gene encoding far upstream element-binding protein 1-like isoform X2, producing MADYSNVAPPSGNGAGMNDAFKDALQRARQIAAKIGGDGVPPAAPSGSEFGYGGQKRPLEDAGEYDQPETKKVAPNDSFSTAMGMGGMGGGGMGGGGPRSSSEEFKVPDGMVGFIIGRGGEQISRMQQEAGCKIQIAPDSGGMPDRSVTLTGSPDSILAAKRLLTEIVDKGRPSPAFHHNDAGGPGMSVQEMLVPASKAGLVIGKGGETIKQLQERAGVKMVMIQEGPQNTGADKPLRISGEPFKVQQAKDMVMELIREQGFREQRGEYGSRMGGGGGGGGGGGGGGEGLDVPVPRFAVGIVIGRNGEMIKKIQSDTGVRIQFKPDDGTTPERIAQIIGPPDQSQHAAEIITDLLRSVQQGGPGGPNGGGRGRGRGGNGGGNWNMGPPGGLQEFTFTVPTMKTGLIIGKGGETIKGISQQSGARIELQRNPPPNSDPNIKMFTVRGSHQQIDYARQLVEEKIGGPVSPMGGPHGPPGPHGGPSPHGPPGPPGPPAQMGPYNPGPYNQGPPGPHGPPAPYQPQGWGNGFPHWQQGQPDPGKAAADANAAAWAAYYSQYQQQPQAPMTPTGGAPGNPQANGQGQQPQDYTKAWEEYYKKQGQAAPQASAAGGQPGGQPAGQPAGQPDYSAAWAEYYRQQAAYYGQGSPQAMGAQPQAPQGQ from the exons CGGGAAATGGCGCAGGAATGAACGACGCTTTTAAAGACGCACTTCAGCGAGCTAGACAG ATTGCGGCAAAGATTGGGGGGGATGGCGTACCCCCCGCGGCGCCCTCAGGTAGTGAGTTTGGCTATGGAGGCCAGAAGCGACCCCTTGAAGATGCCGGTGAGTACG ACCAACCAGAGACCAAGAAGGTGGCACCTAATGACT CGTTCTCAACAGCGATGGGAAtgggaggaatgggaggaggaggaatgggaggaggaggaccaCGATCGTCGTCAGAGGAGTTCAAGGTTCCTGACGGAATGGTTGGATTCA TtattggaagaggaggagaacagatatCCCGCATGCAACAGGAAGCGGGATGCAAAATCCAGATCGCCCCCG acaGTGGAGGAATGCCTGATAGGTCGGTGACACTGACTGGATCCCCAGACTCCATACT AGCTGCCAAGAGGCTGCTGACGGAGATCGTTGATAAGGGTCGTCCTTCTCCAGCCTTCCACCACAACGACGCCGGTGGTCCCGGTATGTCTGTCCAGGAGATGCTGGTCCCTGCCTCCAAGGCTGGCCTGGTCATCGGGAAGGGGGGAGAGACCATCAAACAGCTGCAGGAGAGGGCCGGGGTCAAGATGGTGATGATCCAGGAAGGGCCTCAGAACACAGGAGCGGACAAACCTCTACGCATCTCTGGGGAACCTTTTAAAGTCCAG CAAGCCAAGGACATGGTGATGGAGCTGATCAGAGAGCAGGGCTtcagggagcagagaggagagtatgGCTccaggatgggaggaggaggaggaggaggtggcggcggaggaggaggaggagagggcctagaT GTTCCTGTCCCTAGGTTTGCGGTAGGAATCGTGATCGGGAGAAACGGAGAGATGATCAAGAAGATCCAGAGCGACACAGGAGTCAGGATCCAGTTCAAACCAG ATGACGGCACTACCCCGGAGAGGATAGCCCAGATCATAGGTCCTCCAGACCAGTCCCAGCATGCAGCAGAAATCATCACTGACCTTCTGAGGAGTGTCCAGCAGGGGGGGCCGGGTGGTCCTAAcggagggggcagggggagaggcagggggggtAACGGGGGTGGTAACTGGAACATGGGTCCTCCAGGAGGACTGCAGGAGTTCACCTTTACCGTCCCGACCATGAAGACTGGACTCATCATCGGCAAAG gAGGAGAGACCATCAAGGGCATCAGTCAGCAGTCTGGAGCGCGTATCGAGCTCCAGAGAAATCCTCCCCCCAACTCCGACCCCAACATTAAGATGTTCACCGTCCGAGGATCTCATCAACAGATAGACTACGCACGGCAGCTGGTCGAGGAGAAGATCGGG GGTCCAGTCAGTCCAATGGGTGGTCCTCACGGCCCACCAGGCCCCCACGGAGGGCCCTCTCCCCACGGGCCCCCCGGCCCACCTGGACCCCCTGCTCAAATGGGCCCCTACAACCCCGGCCCCTACAACCAGGGACCCCCTGGACCACA TGGTCCTCCGGCTCCCTACCAGCCTCAGGGTTGGGGCAACGGCTTCCCCCATTGGCAGCAAGGACAGCCAGACCCTG gtAAAGCTGCAGCTGATGCCAACGCGGCGGCCTGGGCAGCGTATTACTCCCAGTACCAGCAGCAACCCCAGGCCCCCATGACGCCCACCGGCGGAGCCCCCGGCAACCCACAGGCCAATGGGCAAG GTCAGCAACCACAGGACTACACTAAGGCCTGGGAAGAGTACTATAAGAAACAAG GTCAAGCTGCCCCCCAGGCATCAGCAGCAGGCGGTCAGCCAGGCGGGCAGCCAGCTGGGCAGCCAGCTGGGCAGCCGGACTACAGTGCTGCCTGGGCAGAGTACTACCGTCAGCAGGCTGCTTACTACGGACAGGGAAGCCCACAGGCCATGGGAGCCCAGCCGCAAGCACCTCAG GGCCAGTAA
- the LOC135558315 gene encoding far upstream element-binding protein 1-like isoform X3, which yields MADYSNVAPPSGNGAGMNDAFKDALQRARQIAAKIGGDGVPPAAPSGSEFGYGGQKRPLEDADQPETKKVAPNDSFSTAMGMGGMGGGGMGGGGPRSSSEEFKVPDGMVGFIIGRGGEQISRMQQEAGCKIQIAPDSGGMPDRSVTLTGSPDSILAAKRLLTEIVDKGRPSPAFHHNDAGGPGMSVQEMLVPASKAGLVIGKGGETIKQLQERAGVKMVMIQEGPQNTGADKPLRISGEPFKVQQAKDMVMELIREQGFREQRGEYGSRMGGGGGGGGGGGGGGEGLDVPVPRFAVGIVIGRNGEMIKKIQSDTGVRIQFKPDDGTTPERIAQIIGPPDQSQHAAEIITDLLRSVQQGGPGGPNGGGRGRGRGGNGGGNWNMGPPGGLQEFTFTVPTMKTGLIIGKGGETIKGISQQSGARIELQRNPPPNSDPNIKMFTVRGSHQQIDYARQLVEEKIGGPVSPMGGPHGPPGPHGGPSPHGPPGPPGPPAQMGPYNPGPYNQGPPGPHGPPAPYQPQGWGNGFPHWQQGQPDPGKAAADANAAAWAAYYSQYQQQPQAPMTPTGGAPGNPQANGQGQQPQDYTKAWEEYYKKQGQAAPQASAAGGQPGGQPAGQPAGQPDYSAAWAEYYRQQAAYYGQGSPQAMGAQPQAPQVHHQ from the exons CGGGAAATGGCGCAGGAATGAACGACGCTTTTAAAGACGCACTTCAGCGAGCTAGACAG ATTGCGGCAAAGATTGGGGGGGATGGCGTACCCCCCGCGGCGCCCTCAGGTAGTGAGTTTGGCTATGGAGGCCAGAAGCGACCCCTTGAAGATGCCG ACCAACCAGAGACCAAGAAGGTGGCACCTAATGACT CGTTCTCAACAGCGATGGGAAtgggaggaatgggaggaggaggaatgggaggaggaggaccaCGATCGTCGTCAGAGGAGTTCAAGGTTCCTGACGGAATGGTTGGATTCA TtattggaagaggaggagaacagatatCCCGCATGCAACAGGAAGCGGGATGCAAAATCCAGATCGCCCCCG acaGTGGAGGAATGCCTGATAGGTCGGTGACACTGACTGGATCCCCAGACTCCATACT AGCTGCCAAGAGGCTGCTGACGGAGATCGTTGATAAGGGTCGTCCTTCTCCAGCCTTCCACCACAACGACGCCGGTGGTCCCGGTATGTCTGTCCAGGAGATGCTGGTCCCTGCCTCCAAGGCTGGCCTGGTCATCGGGAAGGGGGGAGAGACCATCAAACAGCTGCAGGAGAGGGCCGGGGTCAAGATGGTGATGATCCAGGAAGGGCCTCAGAACACAGGAGCGGACAAACCTCTACGCATCTCTGGGGAACCTTTTAAAGTCCAG CAAGCCAAGGACATGGTGATGGAGCTGATCAGAGAGCAGGGCTtcagggagcagagaggagagtatgGCTccaggatgggaggaggaggaggaggaggtggcggcggaggaggaggaggagagggcctagaT GTTCCTGTCCCTAGGTTTGCGGTAGGAATCGTGATCGGGAGAAACGGAGAGATGATCAAGAAGATCCAGAGCGACACAGGAGTCAGGATCCAGTTCAAACCAG ATGACGGCACTACCCCGGAGAGGATAGCCCAGATCATAGGTCCTCCAGACCAGTCCCAGCATGCAGCAGAAATCATCACTGACCTTCTGAGGAGTGTCCAGCAGGGGGGGCCGGGTGGTCCTAAcggagggggcagggggagaggcagggggggtAACGGGGGTGGTAACTGGAACATGGGTCCTCCAGGAGGACTGCAGGAGTTCACCTTTACCGTCCCGACCATGAAGACTGGACTCATCATCGGCAAAG gAGGAGAGACCATCAAGGGCATCAGTCAGCAGTCTGGAGCGCGTATCGAGCTCCAGAGAAATCCTCCCCCCAACTCCGACCCCAACATTAAGATGTTCACCGTCCGAGGATCTCATCAACAGATAGACTACGCACGGCAGCTGGTCGAGGAGAAGATCGGG GGTCCAGTCAGTCCAATGGGTGGTCCTCACGGCCCACCAGGCCCCCACGGAGGGCCCTCTCCCCACGGGCCCCCCGGCCCACCTGGACCCCCTGCTCAAATGGGCCCCTACAACCCCGGCCCCTACAACCAGGGACCCCCTGGACCACA TGGTCCTCCGGCTCCCTACCAGCCTCAGGGTTGGGGCAACGGCTTCCCCCATTGGCAGCAAGGACAGCCAGACCCTG gtAAAGCTGCAGCTGATGCCAACGCGGCGGCCTGGGCAGCGTATTACTCCCAGTACCAGCAGCAACCCCAGGCCCCCATGACGCCCACCGGCGGAGCCCCCGGCAACCCACAGGCCAATGGGCAAG GTCAGCAACCACAGGACTACACTAAGGCCTGGGAAGAGTACTATAAGAAACAAG GTCAAGCTGCCCCCCAGGCATCAGCAGCAGGCGGTCAGCCAGGCGGGCAGCCAGCTGGGCAGCCAGCTGGGCAGCCGGACTACAGTGCTGCCTGGGCAGAGTACTACCGTCAGCAGGCTGCTTACTACGGACAGGGAAGCCCACAGGCCATGGGAGCCCAGCCGCAAGCACCTCAGGTACACCACCAATAA
- the LOC135558315 gene encoding far upstream element-binding protein 1-like isoform X1: MADYSNVAPPSGNGAGMNDAFKDALQRARQIAAKIGGDGVPPAAPSGSEFGYGGQKRPLEDAGEYDQPETKKVAPNDSFSTAMGMGGMGGGGMGGGGPRSSSEEFKVPDGMVGFIIGRGGEQISRMQQEAGCKIQIAPDSGGMPDRSVTLTGSPDSILAAKRLLTEIVDKGRPSPAFHHNDAGGPGMSVQEMLVPASKAGLVIGKGGETIKQLQERAGVKMVMIQEGPQNTGADKPLRISGEPFKVQQAKDMVMELIREQGFREQRGEYGSRMGGGGGGGGGGGGGGEGLDVPVPRFAVGIVIGRNGEMIKKIQSDTGVRIQFKPDDGTTPERIAQIIGPPDQSQHAAEIITDLLRSVQQGGPGGPNGGGRGRGRGGNGGGNWNMGPPGGLQEFTFTVPTMKTGLIIGKGGETIKGISQQSGARIELQRNPPPNSDPNIKMFTVRGSHQQIDYARQLVEEKIGGPVSPMGGPHGPPGPHGGPSPHGPPGPPGPPAQMGPYNPGPYNQGPPGPHGPPAPYQPQGWGNGFPHWQQGQPDPGKAAADANAAAWAAYYSQYQQQPQAPMTPTGGAPGNPQANGQGQQPQDYTKAWEEYYKKQGQAAPQASAAGGQPGGQPAGQPAGQPDYSAAWAEYYRQQAAYYGQGSPQAMGAQPQAPQVHHQ; this comes from the exons CGGGAAATGGCGCAGGAATGAACGACGCTTTTAAAGACGCACTTCAGCGAGCTAGACAG ATTGCGGCAAAGATTGGGGGGGATGGCGTACCCCCCGCGGCGCCCTCAGGTAGTGAGTTTGGCTATGGAGGCCAGAAGCGACCCCTTGAAGATGCCGGTGAGTACG ACCAACCAGAGACCAAGAAGGTGGCACCTAATGACT CGTTCTCAACAGCGATGGGAAtgggaggaatgggaggaggaggaatgggaggaggaggaccaCGATCGTCGTCAGAGGAGTTCAAGGTTCCTGACGGAATGGTTGGATTCA TtattggaagaggaggagaacagatatCCCGCATGCAACAGGAAGCGGGATGCAAAATCCAGATCGCCCCCG acaGTGGAGGAATGCCTGATAGGTCGGTGACACTGACTGGATCCCCAGACTCCATACT AGCTGCCAAGAGGCTGCTGACGGAGATCGTTGATAAGGGTCGTCCTTCTCCAGCCTTCCACCACAACGACGCCGGTGGTCCCGGTATGTCTGTCCAGGAGATGCTGGTCCCTGCCTCCAAGGCTGGCCTGGTCATCGGGAAGGGGGGAGAGACCATCAAACAGCTGCAGGAGAGGGCCGGGGTCAAGATGGTGATGATCCAGGAAGGGCCTCAGAACACAGGAGCGGACAAACCTCTACGCATCTCTGGGGAACCTTTTAAAGTCCAG CAAGCCAAGGACATGGTGATGGAGCTGATCAGAGAGCAGGGCTtcagggagcagagaggagagtatgGCTccaggatgggaggaggaggaggaggaggtggcggcggaggaggaggaggagagggcctagaT GTTCCTGTCCCTAGGTTTGCGGTAGGAATCGTGATCGGGAGAAACGGAGAGATGATCAAGAAGATCCAGAGCGACACAGGAGTCAGGATCCAGTTCAAACCAG ATGACGGCACTACCCCGGAGAGGATAGCCCAGATCATAGGTCCTCCAGACCAGTCCCAGCATGCAGCAGAAATCATCACTGACCTTCTGAGGAGTGTCCAGCAGGGGGGGCCGGGTGGTCCTAAcggagggggcagggggagaggcagggggggtAACGGGGGTGGTAACTGGAACATGGGTCCTCCAGGAGGACTGCAGGAGTTCACCTTTACCGTCCCGACCATGAAGACTGGACTCATCATCGGCAAAG gAGGAGAGACCATCAAGGGCATCAGTCAGCAGTCTGGAGCGCGTATCGAGCTCCAGAGAAATCCTCCCCCCAACTCCGACCCCAACATTAAGATGTTCACCGTCCGAGGATCTCATCAACAGATAGACTACGCACGGCAGCTGGTCGAGGAGAAGATCGGG GGTCCAGTCAGTCCAATGGGTGGTCCTCACGGCCCACCAGGCCCCCACGGAGGGCCCTCTCCCCACGGGCCCCCCGGCCCACCTGGACCCCCTGCTCAAATGGGCCCCTACAACCCCGGCCCCTACAACCAGGGACCCCCTGGACCACA TGGTCCTCCGGCTCCCTACCAGCCTCAGGGTTGGGGCAACGGCTTCCCCCATTGGCAGCAAGGACAGCCAGACCCTG gtAAAGCTGCAGCTGATGCCAACGCGGCGGCCTGGGCAGCGTATTACTCCCAGTACCAGCAGCAACCCCAGGCCCCCATGACGCCCACCGGCGGAGCCCCCGGCAACCCACAGGCCAATGGGCAAG GTCAGCAACCACAGGACTACACTAAGGCCTGGGAAGAGTACTATAAGAAACAAG GTCAAGCTGCCCCCCAGGCATCAGCAGCAGGCGGTCAGCCAGGCGGGCAGCCAGCTGGGCAGCCAGCTGGGCAGCCGGACTACAGTGCTGCCTGGGCAGAGTACTACCGTCAGCAGGCTGCTTACTACGGACAGGGAAGCCCACAGGCCATGGGAGCCCAGCCGCAAGCACCTCAGGTACACCACCAATAA